In Candidatus Cloacimonadota bacterium, the following proteins share a genomic window:
- the murG gene encoding undecaprenyldiphospho-muramoylpentapeptide beta-N-acetylglucosaminyltransferase, translating into MLRIIVTAGGTGGHIFPAIAIIEELQARGIDILFVGNQNSMEEKIVKDIGIPFRAIDVQKLYRSFTLKHLKFPYKFLKSYILSNKILDEYKPDCSIGTGGFVSAPILICAATKGIPIFLQEQNSYPGLTTRLLRKRAEKIFIAYESAMNYLPNSSCEYTGNPLQKGFTMTREADVHHNTSPDTSVSLLILGGSQGAQAINDTIIETIPDFLKLNMHIIWQTGERNYERVKEMLGNLNSDERIEIFPFSFNMQEVYRRSDIAVSRAGALTLAELEHMRIPAIVIPLPHSAGNHQYHNARQLEEQKKVIMIKQAELTSAKFLQSINIIRSKLDEFRSNMIGSKHATAAAKIADIITTSIKNKAQEGQNVREN; encoded by the coding sequence ATGTTAAGAATTATCGTAACTGCAGGTGGTACAGGTGGACATATTTTCCCAGCAATTGCTATTATAGAAGAACTGCAGGCAAGAGGCATAGATATTTTATTTGTAGGCAATCAAAACAGTATGGAAGAGAAGATAGTAAAGGATATAGGCATTCCTTTCAGAGCTATAGATGTTCAGAAATTATATAGGAGTTTTACTTTGAAGCATCTAAAATTCCCGTATAAATTCTTGAAGAGTTATATATTAAGTAATAAGATCTTAGATGAGTATAAACCAGATTGCTCAATTGGCACAGGTGGGTTTGTGAGTGCTCCAATATTAATTTGTGCTGCCACCAAAGGAATACCTATCTTTTTACAGGAACAAAACAGTTATCCCGGATTAACAACAAGGTTGTTGCGGAAAAGAGCGGAGAAAATATTTATCGCCTACGAATCGGCAATGAATTATCTTCCAAATAGCAGTTGCGAATATACAGGCAATCCCTTGCAGAAAGGTTTCACTATGACCAGAGAAGCTGATGTGCATCATAATACCTCCCCTGATACATCTGTTTCTCTTTTAATACTTGGTGGCAGCCAAGGAGCACAAGCGATTAATGATACTATCATTGAGACCATTCCGGATTTTCTCAAACTTAACATGCATATTATTTGGCAGACAGGTGAACGTAATTATGAAAGAGTAAAGGAAATGCTCGGTAATCTTAATAGTGATGAGAGAATTGAAATATTCCCCTTCTCTTTTAATATGCAGGAAGTTTATCGAAGATCCGATATTGCTGTGTCCCGTGCCGGTGCTCTTACTTTAGCTGAATTAGAGCATATGAGAATACCTGCTATCGTTATCCCTCTTCCCCATTCAGCAGGCAATCATCAATACCATAATGCCAGACAGCTGGAGGAGCAGAAAAAAGTAATAATGATCAAGCAAGCTGAGTTAACTTCAGCAAAGTTTCTTCAATCAATCAATATAATTAGATCTAAGCTGGATGAATTCCGCAGTAATATGATAGGTTCCAAACATGCTACAGCAGCAGCAAAGATCGCTGACATAATCACAACTTCTATCAAGAACAAAGCTCAAGAGGGACAGAATGTTAGGGAGAACTAA
- a CDS encoding FtsW/RodA/SpoVE family cell cycle protein, producing the protein MKNDYSLKSPLKYKIVGFDSYILIAYILLCLMGLYMNLNISSVTEPNMSTFMKQLLWVSLSLITMFYAFTVIDIKKLHRYIPLLTFINIILLVLVLQFGAVINGARRSFVFFGMNFQPSIFVRVMLVLYFVYFLDKKQDLIDQTDPKGFIKYFKPLIVVSVITFAIILKQQHFSTIVISAMTLMSLLWISKIRLSTIAAIILIVSIGFIGILSYGASYRESRMDLFKKYSLIYRIINKDVANISVDDYQVKQSLISMVAGGLFGTSHVYGQAKHFYLPESRTDYIYSIIGEEYGFIGAMVVFILYCVILFRGLLGSLQLKDLFLKLAVIGLTLNIFFNAFVNIGVAMAALPSTGVTLPFMSYGGTSLIANSLSIGLILNITAERRAC; encoded by the coding sequence ATGAAAAATGATTACTCACTTAAGAGCCCTCTGAAGTATAAAATCGTTGGTTTTGATTCATATATCTTAATTGCTTACATACTTCTTTGTTTAATGGGACTATACATGAACCTCAATATTAGTTCAGTTACCGAGCCAAATATGAGTACTTTTATGAAGCAGCTGCTGTGGGTATCTTTATCATTAATCACAATGTTCTATGCATTTACTGTGATAGATATCAAAAAACTACACCGTTACATTCCTTTACTAACTTTTATTAATATAATCTTGCTTGTTCTTGTTCTCCAATTTGGTGCAGTAATCAATGGAGCCAGAAGGAGTTTTGTTTTCTTCGGAATGAATTTTCAACCGAGTATCTTTGTCAGGGTAATGCTGGTGTTATACTTCGTCTATTTTTTAGATAAAAAACAAGATCTGATCGACCAAACCGATCCGAAAGGATTTATAAAATACTTTAAACCGTTAATTGTTGTATCAGTTATTACTTTCGCAATAATACTCAAGCAGCAACATTTCAGTACAATTGTTATCTCAGCCATGACTCTGATGTCATTATTATGGATCTCTAAGATCAGACTTTCTACGATCGCAGCTATTATCTTGATAGTATCTATTGGTTTTATCGGTATTCTGAGTTATGGTGCATCATATCGTGAATCTCGTATGGATTTGTTTAAAAAGTACTCGCTGATCTATAGGATCATCAACAAAGATGTGGCTAATATCTCTGTTGACGATTATCAAGTTAAACAGAGTTTGATCAGCATGGTAGCGGGAGGTTTATTTGGCACATCCCATGTCTATGGACAAGCAAAGCATTTTTATTTACCAGAGTCAAGAACCGACTATATTTATAGCATTATCGGTGAAGAGTATGGTTTCATTGGTGCTATGGTCGTATTTATTCTATACTGTGTTATCCTCTTCCGTGGTCTATTGGGGTCTTTACAACTTAAAGACCTGTTTCTCAAGTTAGCGGTCATCGGGCTGACCCTCAATATCTTTTTTAATGCCTTTGTTAACATTGGGGTAGCAATGGCAGCACTCCCCTCAACAGGAGTAACCTTGCCATTTATGAGTTATGGTGGAACCTCCTTGATCGCGAATTCATTAAGTATTGGACTGATATTAAACATCACAGCAGAGAGAAGAGCATGTTAA